The Trichoderma breve strain T069 chromosome 2, whole genome shotgun sequence DNA segment GAGGAGCCAAGAAACAAGCGCAGAACGGCGCACCTTCTTATGGACGTTCAGCTTTCGGAAGATCTCGGTGGCATCAAGCAGATGTGTGTTGTCAACGATCCTAGAGGTTGTCGGTTAGAAAAACGCCCCATATGCGGCAATAATGCGGGTTCGAGGATAGCTCACTTCTTGATGTTGTATCCGAGGAGGGGAAGGTTGAGGATCAGGGCAACCCAGTACCCGTTGatcaagaacaaaaaggTCAGGAAGCCATGGACGGCAGCTTCGGGGATGATGTATGCGTTCAGACGGTTGCAGAGGTCGATGGGGTTAATGTAATCGCTATTGGCATGCGTGTCAGCCATGTACGAGGATGCTTTGCAGAAGATGCATTGGCAAGGCTACTCCCTTGCGCGTATGTGCCTGCAGTCCAGGAATACCATATCGGAGGAGGACGTCATACCATTCCAGATCGCTGTACATGATGGTGAAAAAAACTTGAAGGAACAGGTTGACGGCGTTGATCAACACCGCCAACAGGAACAGCCACGCTTCTCCAGACATCATGGCGGTTTTCCAAGCggacgagctggagattgTCTAATGGGATATGAAGgcgaagagaggaagaaggagaaggagaagcaaaaggatGCTTCCTGTCGGCTAGCGGATTGGTGTTGCTTCAAGCTCCGTCACGAGCTTCGATTCCGGCGCGGCGTGCAGGAGGGAGGGGAACTGGGCAACCTAGCATTAGTGGGGGGTTTCGTTCGTGGACAAAGCTTCCAAGGCTGATGCTCGTGGcgtggctgcggctgcggcttACCAGGGAATGACgcagagcaagagcaaggcggcgagggcgcaaaaaaagatgcgAGGTGGCCTCAAGCGGAACAGGCGAATGATGCGATCGGCGGAGAGGAGGGACAGGAGGAGCAGGATTGTGGGCGAGAAGGCAATTGGGAGAAAAAGCTGGTGACCTCGCCTGGTATTAGTGGCGATACCTGGGCAGTGGGCAAGCAAGATTTTGGGAACGCCAGCCAACCAGTCCGAATCTGCGGTCCCGTGCTCGGCTGTGGGGACAGAAGCACTAACGTGTCTGCTGCCAGATTGATAGCTGGAGCTGATAGCAGTGTGCTGCAGGTACTTGTACCTTGGTAGCATTGCCCTTAGTCCGGAGGCTGGTTGATTGCAGAAGGGCTATGGGAAACAAACTACAGGTCCAATTGTCCAATTTCCGGCTTAAAGGCATTGATTCTTCGATATGTCGCCTGCAGTATGTAGATAGGTATATGAAGAGGTTGCATACTTTATCCATATCAAATCAGCAGACACACATTACCCAAAGCCTTGCTTCTTGTTAGCGGCTTATTGCATCGATCCTACAGGCGCACAGAGCACACAAACAGCGTCTCCAGACGAATTTTCATGTGAATTCACCGATGCAAGGGCAAACACACCCCgcaggtacaggtacaagtcTCTTATCATAAGGTAGCGCCCGATGTGCTGTAACCCTTGAGCTCTGTGCTACAGATCCCGTCTCGAGCTTTAAAACTCATGCTACCCCAAGTTCCAAACGACAAGGGAGCAAATGGCCGTACTCTTTTTCATTCTCATACACATATTGTGTAGGAATTATACGAATAGATCCTGACCTCGTCACGGCAACAGCACTCATAGTCCAATCATTTGCAGCAGAGAACAACGGCTCTATTCACTCGCAGCACACCCAACGACGCCAGTACCCTATCGCTCAacatcaacttcaacctcaacctcaactctAGGATGCCGCATCATACAATACGCTACATAATGGTGGTATCAAATCACTAACTCAGAGCC contains these protein-coding regions:
- a CDS encoding cornichon protein domain-containing protein translates to MMSGEAWLFLLAVLINAVNLFLQVFFTIMYSDLECDYINPIDLCNRLNAYIIPEAAVHGFLTFLFLINGYWVALILNLPLLGYNIKKIVDNTHLLDATEIFRKLNVHKKESFIKLAFHLIMFFFYLYSMIVALIRDESS